Proteins encoded by one window of Moorella humiferrea:
- the recG gene encoding ATP-dependent DNA helicase RecG, with product MDKRSVAALKYVGTQRAVRLKKLGIKTVGDLLWYFPRRYEDRRLLKGLATLVPGEKATVRVMIKGWEEREVRPNLRLLRALVEDGEGRGYALWFNQPFVRRRLKLGGEVFLTGKVNYHNFLPEIQVTDYEVAGSGEDGLHAGRIVPFYPLTGGLSQRWLRLIVHQALKETAGKIPEILPPSLCTRYRLIPRCRALEYIHFPPDPAALHQARRRLKYEELLIWELALVLSRREREDGRPGIAHTRDNEMVRRFIAALPFNLTGAQERVLGEILADMEKPRPMARLLQGDVGSGKTVVAAAAMVKAVGGGWQAALMAPTEVLAEQHGRTLHRLLAPLGIPVAVLTGNTPRAEREAILSGLITGRLPLVVGTHTLIQENVDFKALGLVVIDEQHRFGVGQRAALQAKGDAPDLLVMTATPIPRTLALAIYGDLEISLLDEMPPGRQPVTTYVLTEKQRAKAYQLIRKEIARGHQAYVICPLIDESEGIAAEAATAMYQKLKEEVFPEYKIGLLHGRLKPSVKEEVMESFRRGDLAVLVATTVVEVGVDVPNATVMLIEGAERLGLAQLHQLRGRVGRGPGTSYCLLMAGNDGAARERLKILATNSDGFAIAEADLRLRGPGEFFGTRQHGLPEFRLATLPDDLRILEHAREDAHRICQENLWQQPEYYGLYLAAKEKMDELKL from the coding sequence ATGGATAAACGTTCGGTTGCAGCGTTAAAATATGTGGGGACCCAAAGGGCAGTACGTCTTAAAAAGCTGGGCATAAAGACCGTCGGTGATCTTCTCTGGTACTTTCCCCGCCGCTATGAAGACCGGCGCCTGTTGAAGGGTCTGGCAACACTGGTTCCCGGGGAAAAAGCCACCGTCAGGGTAATGATAAAAGGCTGGGAAGAAAGGGAAGTCCGTCCCAACCTCCGTCTCCTCCGCGCCCTCGTCGAAGACGGAGAGGGAAGGGGTTATGCCCTTTGGTTCAACCAGCCTTTCGTAAGACGCCGCCTGAAATTAGGCGGCGAAGTCTTCCTTACGGGAAAGGTTAACTATCATAATTTCCTTCCTGAAATTCAGGTTACCGACTATGAAGTGGCGGGAAGCGGGGAAGACGGCCTGCATGCGGGGCGCATCGTCCCGTTCTACCCCCTTACTGGCGGTCTGAGCCAGCGCTGGCTCCGGCTGATTGTACACCAGGCTTTAAAGGAAACAGCAGGGAAGATACCGGAAATACTGCCTCCCTCTTTATGCACACGATACCGTCTTATTCCGCGCTGCCGGGCCCTGGAGTACATCCACTTCCCCCCCGACCCCGCCGCCCTCCACCAGGCCCGGCGACGTCTTAAATATGAAGAGTTGCTGATCTGGGAGCTGGCTTTAGTTTTGAGCCGCCGGGAACGGGAAGACGGCCGTCCGGGAATTGCCCATACCCGGGACAACGAGATGGTGCGGCGCTTTATCGCCGCACTGCCTTTTAACCTTACCGGGGCCCAGGAACGGGTGCTAGGCGAGATTCTGGCGGATATGGAAAAGCCGCGGCCTATGGCCCGCCTCCTTCAGGGCGACGTAGGGTCGGGCAAAACGGTGGTGGCGGCAGCGGCCATGGTGAAGGCGGTGGGGGGAGGATGGCAGGCAGCCTTAATGGCCCCTACCGAGGTCCTGGCCGAACAGCACGGCCGCACCCTGCATCGCCTCCTGGCGCCTTTGGGAATACCGGTTGCCGTATTGACGGGCAACACCCCGCGCGCCGAACGCGAAGCAATTCTGTCCGGACTGATTACCGGTCGGCTGCCCTTGGTAGTGGGCACCCATACTCTGATTCAGGAAAATGTGGACTTTAAGGCCCTGGGACTGGTGGTCATCGACGAGCAGCACCGTTTCGGCGTAGGACAGCGGGCCGCCCTCCAGGCCAAGGGTGATGCACCTGACCTGCTGGTCATGACGGCTACGCCCATCCCCCGCACACTGGCCCTGGCAATCTACGGTGATCTGGAGATATCTCTCCTGGACGAGATGCCGCCGGGAAGACAGCCAGTTACTACATATGTATTAACGGAAAAACAGCGCGCAAAGGCCTACCAGCTGATCCGCAAGGAAATTGCCAGGGGGCATCAGGCCTACGTAATCTGTCCTCTGATCGATGAAAGCGAAGGGATAGCGGCGGAAGCCGCCACCGCCATGTATCAAAAGCTTAAGGAAGAAGTGTTTCCGGAATATAAGATAGGCCTGCTCCACGGTCGCCTGAAACCATCCGTCAAGGAAGAGGTAATGGAGTCTTTTCGTAGGGGTGACCTCGCTGTCCTGGTGGCGACGACCGTCGTTGAGGTGGGCGTAGATGTGCCCAACGCCACGGTGATGCTGATCGAGGGGGCGGAAAGGTTGGGGCTGGCCCAGCTCCACCAGCTGCGGGGCCGGGTGGGGCGCGGTCCGGGGACGTCCTATTGTCTCCTAATGGCCGGAAACGATGGAGCGGCCCGGGAAAGGCTTAAGATATTGGCCACAAATAGTGACGGGTTTGCCATTGCCGAAGCTGATCTGCGCCTCAGGGGACCAGGGGAATTTTTCGGCACCCGCCAGCACGGACTGCCAGAATTTCGCCTGGCGACCCTTCCCGATGACCTTCGTATTCTGGAACATGCCCGCGAAGACGCCCATAGAATTTGCCAGGAAAACCTGTGGCAGCAGCCGGAGTATTACGGCCTTTATCTGGCGGCGAAGGAAAAAATGGATGAACTGAAATTATAA
- a CDS encoding alpha/beta-type small acid-soluble spore protein: MPRGGRTNRLLIPQARSQMERFKQEVANELGITNYDGYLGDLPSKVNGSVGGLMVKKMIAAYEQTLSNQAAGGLGGADVELGAAQNVTGRISGPNPAYNAGGQKLNINAQQYNPGGLGGLTQ; this comes from the coding sequence ATGCCGCGTGGAGGAAGGACCAACAGGCTCCTCATTCCCCAGGCCCGCAGCCAAATGGAAAGGTTCAAACAGGAAGTGGCCAACGAGCTGGGGATTACCAATTACGACGGCTATCTGGGTGACCTGCCCTCCAAGGTTAACGGTTCTGTAGGGGGGCTCATGGTAAAAAAGATGATCGCTGCTTATGAGCAGACCCTGAGCAATCAGGCAGCCGGCGGCCTTGGTGGTGCTGACGTTGAACTGGGTGCCGCCCAGAACGTTACCGGTCGGATCAGCGGGCCCAACCCCGCCTATAATGCCGGTGGCCAGAAGCTAAATATCAATGCCCAACAGTACAACCCCGGTGGTCTGGGCGGTTTGACCCAGTAA
- the gpr gene encoding GPR endopeptidase, whose translation MERAEFYRLTGVVLDLAVEAHDLLRGATRQEVPGVREDKEKYANATVTTITIFNAAGAQAMGKPQGTYITIDAPALRYENPPVHEEIASLLAQKLGVLLQKWQIGPSDPVLVVGLGNWEATPDSLGPKVVNQFTVTRHLLKFAPQNLPPGTRPVSALAPGVLGTTGIETAEILRGVVEKTRPRILIAIDALAAGDLGRIGSSIQITDTGINPGSGVGNKRTGINIETMGIPVIAIGIPTVVHAGVIIYEVLNQLQQAFPGTNINLDQIMAQNLARNVLAPFGGNLTVTPKEIDDLVHNLAWVIGNALNRTLHNTLLQAGAAVPLH comes from the coding sequence GTGGAACGCGCCGAATTTTACCGCCTGACAGGCGTCGTCCTCGATCTGGCCGTTGAAGCCCATGATCTTCTCAGGGGAGCAACACGGCAAGAGGTTCCAGGCGTTCGGGAAGACAAAGAGAAATATGCCAACGCCACCGTCACCACAATCACCATTTTTAACGCCGCCGGCGCCCAAGCTATGGGTAAACCCCAGGGAACTTACATAACCATTGATGCTCCGGCCCTGCGCTATGAAAATCCGCCGGTCCACGAGGAAATTGCTTCCCTCTTGGCACAAAAACTGGGCGTTCTATTACAAAAATGGCAGATCGGCCCCAGCGACCCCGTGCTGGTAGTGGGGCTGGGCAACTGGGAAGCAACGCCGGACTCCCTGGGTCCCAAAGTGGTTAATCAATTTACGGTTACCAGACACCTGTTAAAGTTTGCGCCGCAAAACCTGCCTCCGGGTACACGTCCGGTCAGCGCCCTGGCCCCCGGCGTACTCGGAACTACGGGCATTGAAACCGCGGAGATATTAAGGGGGGTCGTCGAAAAAACCCGGCCGCGGATTTTAATCGCCATTGACGCCCTAGCCGCCGGTGACCTAGGCCGCATCGGCAGCAGCATCCAAATTACGGATACCGGTATTAACCCGGGATCGGGGGTAGGAAATAAACGTACCGGCATTAATATTGAAACCATGGGCATTCCTGTTATTGCCATCGGTATACCCACCGTCGTCCATGCCGGAGTTATAATCTATGAAGTCTTAAATCAGCTCCAGCAGGCGTTTCCGGGAACAAATATAAACCTCGACCAGATCATGGCTCAAAATCTCGCGCGCAACGTCCTGGCGCCCTTCGGCGGGAATCTTACGGTCACCCCTAAAGAGATAGACGACCTCGTCCATAATTTGGCCTGGGTAATTGGCAATGCCCTTAATAGAACCCTGCATAATACTCTGCTTCAGGCAGGTGCTGCCGTGCCTTTACATTAA
- a CDS encoding DUF2197 domain-containing protein produces the protein MEVKCALCGRKEEITKVHKDYRRLAKDKNAVYTCEICRARLRYQALQTQKPEKPL, from the coding sequence ATGGAAGTAAAATGTGCCCTCTGCGGCCGTAAAGAGGAAATTACCAAGGTACATAAAGATTACCGCCGGTTGGCGAAGGATAAAAATGCAGTTTATACCTGCGAAATCTGCCGCGCCCGGTTGCGCTACCAGGCCCTGCAGACCCAGAAACCCGAAAAACCTTTATAA
- a CDS encoding CC/Se motif family (seleno)protein, with the protein MEIRISPKAEQYIKEKSDTITIKLEMCGGUAGISIRPAVHAGAPADVKNFILQQVNGLKVYLQKGIKASRGLDVELVGFGPFKQLVVDGVQNY; encoded by the coding sequence ATGGAAATTCGCATTAGCCCCAAAGCCGAGCAATATATCAAAGAGAAATCCGATACCATTACTATTAAATTAGAAATGTGCGGCGGTTGAGCCGGGATATCCATTCGACCTGCCGTGCATGCAGGTGCGCCGGCCGATGTGAAAAACTTTATTTTACAGCAGGTAAACGGTTTAAAGGTATATCTTCAGAAAGGGATAAAGGCCTCCCGCGGTCTTGATGTGGAGCTCGTGGGTTTTGGCCCCTTTAAACAACTGGTAGTCGATGGTGTCCAAAATTATTAA
- the trxA gene encoding thioredoxin, with protein MSKAINVDGSAFEAEVLSAPLPVVVDFWAAWCGPCRMMAPVLDQLAEDYAGNVKFTKVNVDENQELAARYGIMSIPTLVIFKDGREVGRVIGYMPKDKLKEQLDAAIN; from the coding sequence ATGAGCAAAGCCATTAATGTTGACGGCAGTGCCTTTGAAGCCGAGGTTCTGTCGGCACCGTTACCGGTGGTGGTCGATTTTTGGGCGGCCTGGTGCGGTCCTTGCCGGATGATGGCCCCGGTGCTGGATCAACTGGCCGAAGACTATGCCGGCAATGTAAAATTCACCAAGGTTAACGTTGATGAAAACCAGGAATTGGCGGCCCGTTACGGTATTATGAGTATTCCCACCCTTGTCATCTTTAAGGACGGCCGGGAAGTGGGGCGAGTCATCGGCTATATGCCCAAGGATAAACTCAAGGAGCAGTTGGACGCGGCCATAAATTAA